A single Bos mutus isolate GX-2022 chromosome 25, NWIPB_WYAK_1.1, whole genome shotgun sequence DNA region contains:
- the FZD9 gene encoding frizzled-9: MAVPPLRRALLLWQLLAAGGAALEIGRFDPERGRGPAPCQVVEIPMCRGIGYNLTRMPNLLGHTSQGEAAAELAEFAPLVQYGCHSHLRFFLCSLYAPMCTDQVSTPIPACRPMCEQARLRCAPIMEQFNFGWPDSLDCARLPTRNDPHALCMEAPENATAGPTEPHKGLGMLPVAPRPARPAEDALQGAAGTCENPEKFQYVEKSRSCAPRCGPGVEVFWSRRDKDFALVWMAVWSALCFFSTAFTVLTFLLEPHRFQYPERPIIFLSMCYNVYSLAFLIRAVAGAQSVACDQEAGALYVIQEGLENTGCTLVFLLLYYFGMASSLWWVVLTLTWFLAAGKKWGHEAIEAHGSYFHMAAWGLPALKTIVILTLRKVAGDELTGLCYVANMDAAALTGFVLVPLSCYLVLGTSFLLTGFVALFHIRKIMKTGGTNTEKLEKLMVKIGVFSILYTVPATCVIVCYVYERLNMDFWRLRATEQACSAATTPGGRRDCSLQGGSVPTVAVFMLKIFMSLVVGITSGVWVWSSKTFQTWQSLCHRKMAAGRARAKACRAPGGYGRGTHGHYKAPTVVLHMTKTDPSLENPTHL; encoded by the coding sequence ATGGCCGTGCCGCCGCTCCGCCGGGCGCTGCTGCTGTGGCAGCTGCTGGCTGCGGGCGGCGCGGCGCTGGAGATCGGCCGCTTCGACCCGGAGCGCGGGCGCGGGCCGGCGCCGTGCCAGGTGGTGGAGATCCCCATGTGCCGCGGCATCGGCTACAACCTGACCCGTATGCCCAACCTGCTGGGCCACACGTCGCAGGGCGAGGCGGCCGCCGAGCTGGCCGAGTTCGCGCCGCTCGTGCAGTACGGCTGTCACAGCCACCTGCGCTTCTTCCTGTGCTCGCTCTACGCGCCCATGTGCACCGACCAGGTCTCGACGCCCATCCCCGCCTGCCGGCCCATGTGCGAGCAGGCGCGCCTGCGCTGCGCGCCCATCATGGAGCAGTTCAACTTCGGCTGGCCGGACTCGCTGGACTGCGCCCGGCTGCCCACGCGCAACGACCCGCACGCGCTCTGCATGGAGGCGCCCGAGAACGCCACGGCTGGCCCCACCGAGCCCCACAAGGGCCTGGGCATGCTGCCCGTGGCGCCGCGGCCCGCGCGGCCCGCCGAGGACGCCCTGCAGGGCGCCGCCGGCACCTGCGAGAACCCAGAGAAGTTCCAGTACGTAGAGAAGAGCCGCTCGTGCGCGCCGCGCTGCGGGCCAGGCGTCGAGGTGTTCTGGTCGCGGCGCGACAAGGACTTCGCGCTCGTCTGGATGGCCGTGTGGTCGGCGCTGTGCTTCTTCTCCACCGCCTTCACCGTGCTCACCTTCCTGCTGGAGCCGCACCGCTTCCAGTACCCGGAGCGTCCCATCATCTTCCTCTCCATGTGCTACAACGTCTACTCGCTGGCCTTCCTCATCCGGGCCGTGGCCGGGGCCCAGAGCGTGGCCTGCGACCAGGAGGCGGGTGCGCTCTACGTGATCCAGGAGGGCCTGGAGAACACGGGCTGCACCCTCGTCTTCCTGCTGCTCTACTACTTCGGTATGGCCAGCTCGCTCTGGTGGGTGGTGCTGACCCTCACCTGGTTCCTGGCCGCCGGCAAGAAATGGGGCCACGAGGCCATCGAGGCCCACGGCAGCTACTTCCACATGGCAGCCTGGGGCCTGCCAGCCCTCAAGACCATTGTTATCCTGACGCTGCGCAAGGTGGCGGGGGATGAGCTGACCGGGCTCTGTTACGTGGCCAATATGGACGCGGCAGCGCTCACCGGTTTCGTGCTGGTGCCCCTCTCCTGCTACCTGGTGCTGGGCACGAGTTTCCTCCTGACTGGCTTCGTGGCCCTCTTCCACATCCGCAAGATCATGAAGACCGGGGGCACCAACACGGAGAAGCTGGAGAAGCTCATGGTCAAGATTGGGGTCTTCTCCATCCTTTACACCGTGCCTGCCACCTGCGTCATTGTGTGCTACGTCTACGAACGCCTCAACATGGACTTCTGGCGCTTGCGGGCCACGGAACAGGCCTGCTCGGCGGCCACCACGCCCGGCGGCCGGAGGGACTGCTCGCTGCAAGGGGGCTCGGTGCCCACCGTGGCTGtttttatgctcaaaatcttcatGTCGTTGGTGGTGGGCATCACCAGCGGCGTCTGGGTGTGGAGCTCCAAGACTTTCCAGACCTGGCAGAGCCTGTGCCACCGCAAGATGGCAGCTGGCCGGGCCCGGGCAAAGGCCTGCCGGGCCCCTGGGGGCTATGGCCGGGGCACCCACGGCCACTATAAGGCCCCCACTGTGGTCTTGCACATGACTAAGACAGAtccttctctggagaaccctacaCACCTCTAG